TAAAGGAATAGCATGCCTATTGAATaataggcatttaaaaaaaaggtaaatgCAAATTTCACTCTTGATTTTGGTGTTGATTTCATGGTCAGTTGCAAAACAAACATAATTTTGTAAATTAACGTTTAGGTATTTGGCATCCTTACCTTCCCATGTGCTGAAAAATGACCATGTCAAGAAATTCTTCAGCACTTCATCTTCCTCCCAGCAACTTCAGAGTTCAAGTGAGTTTAAAGAAACAGTTTAAAATGCACATATTATTGACATAAATCTAGTAAACTGATGCCAGTCAAAACTTTTTTAATCTTCCTGTTGTTTAGGTCCTGGCAACCCCTCTCTCTATAAAGTAGTCACTACGCTGGGTGCATCTGGAAGGTGAGATACCTGACTTCTGTGTCCAATGTAGAGTTGTAGAATTCTTTCACTTAGGTAGTTATCTACATGCCCTTGTTTGAGAGAGGTTCTTTTTATATGCCATTGTATGCACTTGGGGGTGCGTGCTCACCttgttaatctgtggaactctcaGCGCAATGGACTCTGAAAGCTGTGGTTTCACTGACTTTGTCTATACTGAAGATTTTAGGAAATGTTAGCACTGGTGCACAGCCCTACTCATGCTAGCAGAGGTGGGAGCTCTAGCATAGATAAGCAGCTGGCATTTTTTGTGTGGTGTCTTTACCTGCTCTGAGCAAAATTGCTGAGAATGGTAAAACTGTGACAATCAGTTTACATCAGTACTTCTACTATTGTTAGAACCAGCTGACCCACAATGGTGGGAGAATTCCCTGTGATTATTGCTTATTATATTAGTCATACTTGTCTCACTGTTACCTCGCACTGCCCCAGCTGTGGCTTGTATCCAACTGTTGTTGCTTGCCCTCTGCTTTCATGGtgagctcttcggggcagggggCATTTTTTCTTTATATGCGGGGGTACcatatctagcacaatggggccctgatccctgattGGAGTCTCCTTGACAGTACCAGAATACaagtagtaaataataataatcctcatGCAGCCATAATTACACAGCCATGGTCTTCTCTTATATCACCTAGGTGGTGTTAGAGGCCCATCATAGTGTTTCTTCCATTCTGTAGTTCAGTGTCTACCTTTAAGGGCAGTGTTTCTTAAACTGTGAATCTGGCTTTCCTGAGGGAGGACACTGATCTCTTCCAACAGAGGCTCAAGGCAGCCataggaggagaaggaaagacaTATTCTTGCCTTTTTGCTTAGGATTTGACAAATCCAGAAATTGATTAATGAATACTTTACAGCTGAGGTGATTCTTGTTTCTTCACCTGGAAATGGAAAGACCAAGGGAGAAAATAATGTTAACTGAATAGATTCACTCACTCCACATGTGTAAAAACCATTTCACAatggatttttttatatatattgcaTTGATGAGGAAAGCTATGCCAATGTTGGAATCTCAACTTTAACGTTAGACATAACCTGTACTGTGTTCATTGTATTAGTAGTATAGGATTTTAAAAGTATAAATCAGTAACTTATAAAATAAGCAGTGTGTTGGATCCCTGAAACATGGTCCTTTATTTTATTGgtgaatgggtgtgtgtgtgtgatcataCTGACTGAAATCTGCATGGCAGTAATTTGGTATGCTAaatcaaattatttttctcttttgcagacCTGTATGTGGAGTAGCTGGTATTCAGTCTTCACAGAATCATGTACAGCACTCAGCTGTTTCTTCAGTTGCACTGCCCCATTGCTCTCATTCAGGGAGTACAGGCTCATCATTAGCCTACCGCTCCCAGATGGATACCTCTTCACCCATGTTGTCTTCCAGTTCACAGACGCCGCAGACCCAGGAGCAAAATGGGATTTTAGATTGGCTCAGGAAACTGCGGTTGCACAAGTATTATCCTGTCTTCAAACAACTCACAATGGAGAAGGTAAAGTGGTGGGCTAGATAGGAGAAAGGAATCTGTCTTTTAAATAAGCCATATATTCTCTAGCATGTATAGAAAATCGAAATGGTAAAATAGGCTAGTGTTTACATTTAGACTAGTAGATATTTGtagctagagctgggcaaactaTTTATAGGAACACTTTATTTGGTGAAATAGCCTCCTGTTTTTGTGGATGAACTATCTAGAGACTTACTTTAAATATTTCCTGGTTTGTTCAGAATTCTCAACATCTGGGTTTATTACAAACCCCCTTCGCTCTTCCTGTTCACTATTCATCCTTTGATGTGCAATAAGTCATCTAAGTCACATTTTATTCTcgttcttgatttttttccctcctatTTGTAAAAGTCTTGGTTATCCAAATGCATGTCAAGATTCACTCCTGAAGTGAGCTTCTGTGTGGGTAAACATGCATGAGTGTTGGATGCTTTCATTTTCCACAAACGTTGTGAACAAAAATCACTTGCGTTGCATGAATGTTTGCATAAAAAGTGTCATGAATGCCATTGAAGTACATTGGCTTTTAATCAGATGAATGTAAGTACTTGTTTAATACCCAGTTCTATCTGTAATATACATGTTGTAAAATTAATCTCCTTCTTCTCTTACTATATTTGAACTTTGAGTGCCCTCTGGTGGATTAAATACTTATTCTGATTCTTTTAAGTCATGGCTCTGAATTGCAATGATTTTTTTCAGCACTGCAGCATGGCTTGAAAGATATTATTTCAATGACTATGGCCTAAGGCCACAGTTTTCTAATTTGATTTTCCTCATTCAGGAAAAATAGGTATAGTCATTTTTCCGTTTACTGACAAAATTGTGCATATTTTaatgtttgacttttttttttccaaacaactGCTGTGCTTATATTGGTATGTATATTCTGTTGAAAAATATTCACAGTACCTTTGCAACTAGATTGACCCATGCAACAAAACTGAACTCTGCTCTAGATGTGATAGCTAAATGATTTCTATGTTAAATGACACATTTAgggaaaataaattacattttaactTTTGATAACCAACTGGTGTACTCTGGATTGTCAGCCGAAATAAAGCAGCAGTAATCAGCATGACTTTTTCAGCAGCAGGTCTTTTATCAGTGTAAATCAAAAACAATTTatcataaacaaaacaaacagaaccaaAAGAATCCCCAACCTACAGTTCACTCCTCTCTCACCACCTTGGCACCGGCATCATTCCGCTTCTGACATTACAACAGCCCTCCTTGTGTGCTAGGAAGTAGTTAAtggccctgcattctgctacagtcTTACCCTCATTGAGCTAGTGGTAATGCTATGGATATTAAGTATTCATTGAAGGGAGGAGTGGTAGACATTTTCAACCTTAATCTGCCTCTTACAACTTGTCCTTCCCAAAATTTGTCAAATATTTCTTGCACCAGATTGACTAGTCCCAAAATTACCTGTTTCCTGTATTCTATGTTATTCCTATAGTTGCCAGATAATTATTAGATACCTTGGGGAGAAGTCTCAAAATGTCAGGGTTTTTCTTTAGGGAACCAGAACTTAAAACTTTATTTGGCTCATTTATGATACAAAATTGCCTTTCGTATGCACATGGACTATGTTGTCTTTATTGTGAATGATCAATATGGGCAAATATTTTAGCAGTATATTTGTAATTAATCTAAAAAACCTCTTTAATATCCAAGTCCTCCATTTTTATACTGCCCTAAATCTTTAGTTTAAAACTGCAATAAAACTTATTAAAATTCACATACATGTGTAAAACAAGAGTCTTCGAGGTGCTTCTCAGAATTGGAAATCACTGAGAATACAGTAGGGTCATTTGAAATGTATGTATCCATATATTGCACACTGTAAAATCAGCTCCATATTTCCTCCTATAAAAGTTTCTGAGCCTTACTGAAGAAGATCTGAATAAGTTTGAATCCCTCACCATGGGAGCAAAGAAAAAACTCAAGACCCAGCTGGAACTGGAAAAGTAAGTATGTGTGTTGTGGGGAAGGGTGTGTAGTCTGTCTGGCTTTTTCAGTTGGTAGAATATGGTTAGATGGCACTAGAATTGTACAAACTCCTGAATTTAATCCCAGTTTTTCTCTTGGTTTTGCTCCGAGGACAGAGCAAATTGTTAAACCTTCCAGGCTTTCCCTATGTGTAAATCTGGATTGTCCTTCTTTTTCATAGGGGTATGGAGGCATAATTAGTTTGAAAAGCACTTCAAAAATGTGGATTATGTATATTTAGTACTTAATGTTTTGTTATTGATTATTCAAGGCCGATGAGATAAGCACATAAAAGAATTGGTGAACTCAACTTCAAAGGGGACACTGTCAGCTTTAACCATTAAGTAAACAAATTCCTTGAACTATGCTActaattactttttaaattattaacactggaagaattttaaaaatccacattACTTTTCACTATTTGTGCTCTTACTGTTTTCTAATTTATCTCAGCTTGGACAAGGAAAGTCACTTTCAATTTTAGGTTTTCAGAATTGCAGTATTTGAATCCTAGACATTGTAGGATAGATGTGTAAACTTCATGAGGGCCACGTTCCATTTTAAATTGTAACCTGGAGCATAAATTTAGGATTACCTACTCCCCTCAATGACCATGGTACAGCAACTCATGTCAGTGGGATATTTGCATCAAGATCAAAGGTGGCATATGCCCTGTATATAGTAACTAAACTCCTACCTGTCTTCAATATTATTAAGATTGAATTCAGCATCACTCAGTGGCAAAACATTCTCATCATTAGCAACAATGCACTTTCTGTCCTgtgtttctctcctttccctatcctccttctcttttttttctttcctcctttcttttctcttcattttcttccctgcAGCAACTTCAAAACCGCTTCATCCCTGTGCTTCGCTTTCACTTGGTTTCCATCCCGTCTGATTAAATGACCTGTAAATAAATAGTTGTTGGCACGGAGCTTTGGGACTACCCCCCAAACCAGATTAATGCAGAAGTGAGGGGGTTCACATTTATGCATCGTTCATCTGCGCTCTCTACAGACTCAGGCAAACAACACTGCATTGGTTACAGTTGGTTTACATTTGAAAGGTTCACTCTGTGGAATCCAGATATGCCAAGTGGGCCACATAAATGCATCTAGTTGACCATGTATTTGATGTCTCTTCtgcagggaaatatttattttaaaactgttccAGTGTTTAGGTGCACACACTACACTACACTCCCAACATGTTTATTAGttgaaggccatgtctacactacaaactttggttgaCACAAGTTACATTGGTATGCAGCCACTGAAGCTTTTATGTCACTTGGGCACATGCGTACTTGGTTGTTTGCGTTGGCACTGCACATATGCGCCAGGAGTGTTTGTGTCGATGCAaagtgcagtgcaccatgggtagataTCCCAGTGTGCCATGCACTACTCTTCAGTTCAAAGCCTGATGGGAACTTTTCGCAATATGTTGTGAGGTAGAAATTAGTTGTGCAGGGATCTCTGGGAGAGAGGTgtcaagttcccagcatgcagCTCTCTCCACCCCATAATACCATCCATATCCCATCATtttcatgactttttaaaaaaaattccacaaacctgctcagcacttctcagagtccaccatctctgacagaagcatggagcccacaGAGCTCTGTGCTATTCTCATGGACGCCGCAAGTACAGGACGCATGATCCTTCTATATCTGCACCCTCGCAGGAAGTACCTCAACAATTGAAGACATCAGGATTTTTTTGAGGACAGTTTGCTGAGACAGCGAAAAACAATccaaggttgttggtggcattcatggagcagcttcaGATGGTGGAGCACAGCTTTTGGGTCCacgaaacaagcactgaatggttgGATCACAGTGTAATGCAGGTTTAAGACAATGAGAAGTggttgcagaacttttggatgcaaaaaAACCATGTTCTTGCATCTGTATGCTGAGTTCACCCCAGCGCTCCAGCACAGGGATACCAGAATTGAACAAAACTCAATGGCTGGgcaacaaaaaggcagatgaaattcagtgttgagaaatgcaaagtaatgcacattggaaaacattagCTTTACATTTGAAAGGGTAGCTCTGTAGAATCCAAATATGCCAAGTGGACCACATAAATGCATCTAGCTGACCATATATTTAATGTCTCTGCTGCcgggaaatgtttgtttttaaactgttctagtgtttttttgaaaatgtccactcaatgtgtagtggtagtcaaaaaagctaacagaatgctaggaaccattagaaaacaGAGAGATGAtatgatagaaaatatcataataccactacaCTGGACCCCCACTAGAATGTGGGGTTTTGGATCCTTGCACAGTCCCACGTTAACTCGAGGACCACGTTACCATGGATTCCAATTAAggtaattaaatttgggatccatgcaCAGTCCCATGTTTATAACCAAATTTCCACTGTAAAGACGCATGTTCTAGCGAGGGTCTgctgtatataaatccatgctatgccCATTCCCTGAATATTGTATGCagctctggttgccccatctcaaaaaagatatattagaaatggaaaagatataaagaagggcaacaaaaatgattggggtgaGAAGAGAGTTAAAAAACTGGGATTGTTCATCTTGGACAAGTGATGACTAAGGGAAGATATATAAATCCTGACCaggatggagaaagtgaataaggaagtgttccttactccttcacataactcaAGAACCAGAGGTCCCTTACCCTTCATTGGACTCCTCCAGGTTGGCTGGCAGGACTGGTTAGAGTGTGGTGGAGTCTCCAACAGGTCCTGGCTTGTGGCATTGCTGCCTCCCCCTGCTACAtctccccccttctcctcctcactgttcacaGTGGAGGTCTCTGTTTTGGGCTCCTGTGAGGTATCCATAGTGGTTTGCAGGGTGTTGATGGGGTCTCTACCAAGTATGGCAAGTAGCTCATAAAAGCAACAGGTCTGTGGCTCAGCACCAGATCATTTGTTGGCCTCCCTGATGATGTGGTATACCAGCcacagttcctttgctttcatgcggcattgctgctgatccctgttgtACGCCTTTGGTACTTGCATCCCCTGTGCCATCTGTTTGTAGATGATCATGTTTCTACAGCTCGTCCGTAGCTGTGCTGTCTACTCCAGGCAGAAGTGCTTCTAGTGTGTGGAGCCAGCATGGTGTATTGGGCAGTTGTACACATCAAGGGAGAACAGCTAAGGTGGGCAATCAGGAAAACGCATTTCAAAAATATGCAGAGGGTTTTAAAATGGGGAGGCTTTTGCCATTTACAGTGGTGACCAAAGCAGTCACTgttgcagggaatggggcactgtgggacagctgaTGGAGGACTGTTTGGGTTGACACAGGGTGTGCAGTGTCTGCACTCACACTGCATCAACCTTAGTAGGTCGACCATGGCTCCGTGCTGttcggggaggtggtgttactcaTTGCCATAACAGGCCACTTTTCTTGGCGAGAGACAGTATAAACTCATGCACGGTGAGGCTGATGCGCAGGgacttacatcaacctaactttgtagtgtagaccaggccttaggtttTGTAATGTTTGAATCACATTTAACTTCTCTCTTAAATTCTCTGCATTTAGCTTCCTCTTCATTTTTGGAATGAAGGGCTAGCTCTCTGTTCGCTGTATTTAGTTAATCACATAGAATTCAATGTCTCCTTTTGTGATGTTTTATCCTCAATACCTCGTACAAATAAGTGGCTCAGTATGATACCATATAACAAGAAAGACCAATGTAAGTGCTGGCAAGAAGCAGTGGCTAATATTGATTTAATTTCCAGATATTCATATTTGTGCATTTTAAATTAGCATAATCTTTGTACTGCGATTACTGAGTTAGACAACATAGACCCCATCTGCCTCAATTTCATTCAAAACGCTGTTTAAGTACCAAATTGTTTTAACcaattgttttttcccctccacccGATTCACTGTAGAGAAAAATCAGAGAAACGGTGCCTAAATCCAGGAACACCTTCTTCAGTTACCAGCAGTGGAGTGGCCAGGGTCCCTCCTACTACTCATGTAGGGCCTATCCAGAGTATTCGTGGCAACCATGCTGCAGGTAAATAAGCAATACAAAGAACAGTGCACCATCATAAGCTATAAGGTAGAGGATGGATGTGTTCTCACACAACAGCAAGCTCATAGCTTAACTGCCCCAACCTCAAATTAAAACTGAATTGCTTTGTTTGTGTCAGTCCTTTGTGATCATGTTCTTCCAGAGCTTAGTTGTTTGCATGACGAATCTTGTTCCTGGTGATATTTGAGTGAAACAAACATACAATTATCATTCCATGATTTGCATATGAAGAGCTGTTTGAGCTGTTGCGTAACCATTACTTTTCTGGACTCCAGTTCCTCAGGCCAATGTGAATCCCCAGTACCCTGTAGCATCTTTGTATATTAAGGGTAGGAGGATAGCAGGAGACACATTCATAAACTGCAGTATTGTACCAGGCTTTTGTCATCTAGATGACAATTTTGCAAACAGTTTTCATGTTTTCTAACTGATTTATCATGCATACTTTATCCCTAGAGCTGCGTGTAGATGTGGATCAGCCAGCCCACCCGCTTCCCCGAGAAGGTAGTTCTTCTGAGTACTCAAGTTCCTCTTCCAGCCCCATGGGGATccagaccagggaagagagcTCAGATAGTGCTGAGGAGAATGAGAGACGTAAGGAAAACCAAGCAAAGCTTATTTTTGTGTTGATCCTGTCCAGTGAAGCAGCTGTATTTATAGATTTTTCTGTTTCTAGGTTTAGAGATTCACTTGGACAGTTCAGAAAAGGAGAAGCCAGTAATGTTACTAAATCATTTCACTTCAAGCTCTGCCAGACCCACAGCCCAGGTTCTACCAGTGCAGAATGATGCAGGCTCCAGTCCTTCTGGCCACCATATCTTGCCAATGCAAATGATGACAGCAGCCTCCACCCACATCAGCCCTATTCGAATGCTAAATGCGATGCACAAGTCAGAGCGAAATACAGACATGAAGCTACTTTCCTCTTCTGTGCATTCACTTTTGTCTCTAGAAGAAAGAAATAAAGCTTCACCTGGACCTAGAAGCAGCATTAAAATGGAAAAGAGCTTTGGGAATACAGTGGTTGATGTGATGCCCACATCATCTCCCCATCAGCCCCTGCAAGTACTTTCAGGAGTTCCTGAAAACAGTTCTTCATCTTCTGTTAACTATGGTCCTCGAACCAAAGTTGTACATGCTTCAACTCTGGACAGAGTGATAAAAACAACTCAACAGACATCATTAATAGCGGAAGCAAGTACTGCTGCCCCTGTAACATCCAGCACAGTCTTCCATATGGCACGTCCACCCATCAAGCTCCTAGTATCTTCTTCTGTTCCTACGGATTCTGCCACTGCTGGACAAActtcctgctccagcaatatGCAAATAAGTGTCTCTCCTGCAATAATCAATCCCCGGACTGCTCTATATACAGCCAACACCAAAGTTGCCTTTTCTGCAATGAGCAGTATGCCAGTGGCTCCGATGCCAGGCAGCTTCTGTGCAAACAGTAACACTGCCTCTTCTAGCAGCCACCCATCCACATCATTTGCAAACATGGCAAATTTGCCCAGTTGTCCTGCCCCCAGTTCTAGCCCCACAATTTCGTCTGTTGCTGAGAACAATTTCTATAGCAGCAGCAGTAGTGGTGGATCTGCAGGGAGTATCCCAATACCAAATCAgaatcatcaccaccaccaccaccagcagcaaccGCCTGGGTGTATGGTGTGTAGTTCCTGTGGGTGTAGTGGGAACTGTGGTTCAGGTGGTATGACTGTCAGTTATGCTAACTATTTCCAGCACCCATTTTCAGGTTCCTCAATGTTTACCTTTCCATTTTTACCCTTCAATCCTTTATGTAGCAATGGCTACATCAACACACAGCAGTACAACGGCAGCACGACTTTTCCAATGGTTCATTCTCCCTACAACAGTGGTTTAACACCGGATTCTGTAATGAGTGGGCAGTCCACATTTGCAGTGCCCCCAATGCAGAACTTTATGGCAGGAACAGCAGGGGTGTATCAGGCACAAGGAATGATGGGAAACAGCAATGGTTCAAGCCACAAAAAAAATGGGAACCTTTCCTGTTACAACTGTGGGGCCAGTGGTCACCGAGCTCAGGATTGCAAACAGCCACCAATGGATTTCAATAGGCAAGGTAAGAAGCGGGTGGTGGTACTGATGTGGGGCTCCTTAGTCTGTGTGCAGAACTGTGTGTTGATCTGAATGGGAGTTACCTATATGGGTGGGGATGTGACCGAAATCTAATGATGGTACCTTTTATCAAGTTTTCATTTAATTACAGAAAAATATCATGTTTTAAGCCAGTGTccttgaaaagagagagagactctgggCTAACTTCACAGAAGATTAAGTTGACTCCTGTGTGTACCCCATGTTCCCTGCTTTAGGGCATAAGTGCTGTTATAAGTCTTGTGTTGGCCTTCTGCATAGGAGTGATTTTCCCTTTGAAGGTTGGAGGGGCTGAACTTTATTGACTGATTGCAATAGTGTTGCAGCTGCTTATACTGTCTGTGAATTTGGGCCCTGAGCCATTGTCTGTTTCTTATTTTGAAGGTTATCTTCAAAGttcataaattttttttaaaagtacataagTAGAGTGCAACATCTGTAATGAAGTGTCTGCATCCTCTTGAAGGACTTGGCTTGTGGTTAATGAAAATGAAGGGTTCCATGGCATTCATGTATTTTCCAGTATTGTAGCAAAAGCACCTCCAAAAGAGATTTTAAATCATTGGATCAGGACAGGGCACATTTGAGAGTGAACTGTTACTTTACCAAAAGCCTGTTCAGGTCATAATTTTCTTTTCCTGATGTTCTGTGTTTAAAATAATAGTGTGTGTAGTATAACTTTCCAGAATGAAATACAGACTTTTGGCTAGAACTAGCGATACTAAAGTGATACCTTGCCCACTTTGTTAATCTggaatgtaatatcttttattgaaccaacttttgtgagtgaaagggacaagcttttgcgCTTATGTAGAGCTTGTTTTCAGATGACCTAATGATAcgcttgaaaacttgtctttcaccaacggaagttggtccataaaagctattacctcacccaccttgtctctctaatatcttgggactgacacggctacagCACTGCAAACCGTATTTTAGGTTGTGCTTTGTCTATGTTTAGATGGTGCAGAGAATGTCATCAGAActtatcctttttttttctttttttcttttttttttttagaataggCAGAGTTTTCCAGCagtgttaaaaatataaataataattactgTTGTTTCTAGAACTTAGTATTTTGA
Above is a genomic segment from Gopherus flavomarginatus isolate rGopFla2 chromosome 14, rGopFla2.mat.asm, whole genome shotgun sequence containing:
- the ZCCHC14 gene encoding zinc finger CCHC domain-containing protein 14 isoform X2 → MVEKRCPRLQRDSVYRWFSELPSPQRVEFLCGLLDLCIPLELRFLGACLEDLARKDYHSLRDSEIKANNPADLGSLTNLTDEVVRSKLLVSLALLGSAHREAAGVLFRTLTHIDSVINNYGLQLNEGRTGDEFLLLFTMASNHPAFSFHQKQVLRQELTQIQNIMASTSKNPSIPALGTMATYPGCHKVAPRSETPINNVSNSLENALHTSAHSIEESLPKRSSGKHSKVSVEKVEVKGLAHKKNERNVDYSFEVLWSDSSVTLVTKSSTEVTEFISKLSQLYPEENLEKFIPCLAGPDSFYLERNHMDLESDIRYLASLPSHVLKNDHVKKFFSTSSSSQQLQSSSPGNPSLYKVVTTLGASGRPVCGVAGIQSSQNHVQHSAVSSVALPHCSHSGSTGSSLAYRSQMDTSSPMLSSSSQTPQTQEQNGILDWLRKLRLHKYYPVFKQLTMEKFLSLTEEDLNKFESLTMGAKKKLKTQLELEKEKSEKRCLNPGTPSSVTSSGVARVPPTTHVGPIQSIRGNHAAELRVDVDQPAHPLPREGSSSEYSSSSSSPMGIQTREESSDSAEENERRLEIHLDSSEKEKPVMLLNHFTSSSARPTAQVLPVQNDAGSSPSGHHILPMQMMTAASTHISPIRMLNAMHKSERNTDMKLLSSSVHSLLSLEERNKASPGPRSSIKMEKSFGNTVVDVMPTSSPHQPLQVLSGVPENSSSSSVNYGPRTKVVHASTLDRVIKTTQQTSLIAEASTAAPVTSSTVFHMARPPIKLLVSSSVPTDSATAGQTSCSSNMQISVSPAIINPRTALYTANTKVAFSAMSSMPVAPMPGSFCANSNTASSSSHPSTSFANMANLPSCPAPSSSPTISSVAENNFYSSSSSGGSAGSIPIPNQNHHHHHHQQQPPGCMVCSSCGCSGNCGSGGMTVSYANYFQHPFSGSSMFTFPFLPFNPLCSNGYINTQQYNGSTTFPMVHSPYNSGLTPDSVMSGQSTFAVPPMQNFMAGTAGVYQAQGMMGNSNGSSHKKNGNLSCYNCGASGHRAQDCKQPPMDFNRQGTFRLKYAPPAESLDSTD
- the ZCCHC14 gene encoding zinc finger CCHC domain-containing protein 14 isoform X1, which translates into the protein MVEKRCPRLQRDSVYRWFSELPSPQRVEFLCGLLDLCIPLELRFLGACLEDLARKDYHSLRDSEIKANNPADLGSLTNLTDEVVRSKLLVSLALLGSAHREAAGVLFRTLTHIDSVINNYGLQLNEGRTGDEFLLLFTMASNHPAFSFHQKQVLRQELTQIQNIMASTSKNPSIPALGTMATYPGCHKSTWSQQAEVAPRSETPINNVSNSLENALHTSAHSIEESLPKRSSGKHSKVSVEKVEVKGLAHKKNERNVDYSFEVLWSDSSVTLVTKSSTEVTEFISKLSQLYPEENLEKFIPCLAGPDSFYLERNHMDLESDIRYLASLPSHVLKNDHVKKFFSTSSSSQQLQSSSPGNPSLYKVVTTLGASGRPVCGVAGIQSSQNHVQHSAVSSVALPHCSHSGSTGSSLAYRSQMDTSSPMLSSSSQTPQTQEQNGILDWLRKLRLHKYYPVFKQLTMEKFLSLTEEDLNKFESLTMGAKKKLKTQLELEKEKSEKRCLNPGTPSSVTSSGVARVPPTTHVGPIQSIRGNHAAELRVDVDQPAHPLPREGSSSEYSSSSSSPMGIQTREESSDSAEENERRLEIHLDSSEKEKPVMLLNHFTSSSARPTAQVLPVQNDAGSSPSGHHILPMQMMTAASTHISPIRMLNAMHKSERNTDMKLLSSSVHSLLSLEERNKASPGPRSSIKMEKSFGNTVVDVMPTSSPHQPLQVLSGVPENSSSSSVNYGPRTKVVHASTLDRVIKTTQQTSLIAEASTAAPVTSSTVFHMARPPIKLLVSSSVPTDSATAGQTSCSSNMQISVSPAIINPRTALYTANTKVAFSAMSSMPVAPMPGSFCANSNTASSSSHPSTSFANMANLPSCPAPSSSPTISSVAENNFYSSSSSGGSAGSIPIPNQNHHHHHHQQQPPGCMVCSSCGCSGNCGSGGMTVSYANYFQHPFSGSSMFTFPFLPFNPLCSNGYINTQQYNGSTTFPMVHSPYNSGLTPDSVMSGQSTFAVPPMQNFMAGTAGVYQAQGMMGNSNGSSHKKNGNLSCYNCGASGHRAQDCKQPPMDFNRQGTFRLKYAPPAESLDSTD